Proteins from one Desulfomonilia bacterium genomic window:
- a CDS encoding choloylglycine hydrolase family protein, producing MKKTMIIIACFCFLTVLLPGSSYSCGSFRVTADDGSIIAARSMEFSVDLKYDIIVVPKDIAFESPAPDGKKGLKWKTMLGYVGVAAFGMDHGTSDGMNEKGLAMSLLWYENDMKWQSVGPRETSMALAQTYLTDWVLGNFSTVDEVKKNIQNVRVFSYVDTDIKMSLPSHFIIYDAFGGSIVIEYDNGVCNVYDNPLGIMTNAPNFPWQMTNLRQYIGMKTENPSSPMIQGKSVPPTGHGAGMIGLPGDYTPPSRFVRFYVLTRYADRQPDAKGNLNLAQHIINTFDIPQGIITDIQPDGKTVLKELTQWVTFKDLTNRNFYFRTYDNFNLRKVDLKALDFNAKTIKRISMFGSPEAITDVTGQAR from the coding sequence ATGAAAAAAACCATGATAATAATCGCCTGCTTTTGTTTTCTGACAGTATTGTTACCGGGCTCCTCTTATTCCTGCGGAAGCTTTCGCGTCACGGCTGACGACGGGTCAATAATAGCTGCACGTTCAATGGAATTCTCGGTCGACTTGAAATACGACATCATAGTTGTCCCGAAAGATATTGCGTTTGAAAGCCCGGCCCCTGACGGTAAAAAAGGGCTCAAATGGAAAACGATGTTGGGCTATGTCGGTGTGGCGGCTTTCGGAATGGATCATGGCACATCCGACGGTATGAATGAAAAGGGACTGGCCATGAGTCTGCTCTGGTACGAAAACGACATGAAATGGCAGAGTGTAGGTCCCAGGGAAACATCCATGGCTCTGGCCCAGACCTATCTTACCGACTGGGTGCTAGGCAATTTTTCCACCGTGGACGAGGTGAAAAAAAATATTCAGAATGTCAGGGTATTCAGCTATGTGGATACGGATATAAAAATGTCGCTTCCGTCTCACTTTATTATTTATGATGCTTTTGGCGGTTCGATCGTCATTGAGTATGATAACGGTGTGTGCAATGTCTATGACAACCCGCTCGGGATCATGACAAACGCTCCGAACTTCCCGTGGCAGATGACAAATCTGCGGCAGTACATCGGCATGAAAACCGAGAATCCTTCTTCACCAATGATTCAAGGAAAGAGTGTTCCTCCGACAGGTCACGGGGCTGGAATGATCGGTCTGCCCGGTGACTACACCCCGCCGAGCAGGTTTGTGAGATTTTATGTTTTAACGAGGTATGCCGACAGGCAGCCAGATGCAAAAGGAAATCTCAACCTTGCACAGCATATCATCAACACCTTCGATATCCCGCAGGGTATCATAACCGATATCCAGCCGGACGGGAAGACAGTGCTAAAGGAACTGACGCAGTGGGTGACATTCAAGGACCTTACAAACCGCAACTTTTACTTCAGGACATACGACAACTTCAATCTGAGAAAAGTGGATTTGAAAGCGCTCGATTTCAATGCGAAAACCATCAAGCGCATTTCCATGTTCGGCAGCCCTGAAGCGATAACCGACGTCACGGGCCAGGCCCGGTAA
- a CDS encoding anaerobic sulfatase maturase, which produces MVYTEVLKIMTRKPLRNILVKPAGPDCNMACSYCFYTCKNELFKNASIHRMNDEVLTELIRQFMEQSPPEISITWQGGEPTLMGLAFFQKAASLEEHYGKSKTIGNGMQTNGLLIDKDWADFFRRYSFLVGLSIDGPEHIHDHYRKRQGGQPTWRKVCDSAKLMLDSDVSVNALTVVNDYSAQFPDDIYKFHKGLGLTYMQFIPCLEADLQTGRPERYSVTPEAYGDFLCRIFDLWMNDFIDGRQTTSVRFFESLLFSYAGFAPTECTLSQECGNYVVVEHNGDVFACDFFVDEDTRLGNIMHDRLDNMLNSERQTAFGRIKANLPSTCTSCTWLALCRGGCPRERRTGTDGGRLNYFCPAFKRFFTHADARLKRLVAEWKRRQVPEYNPAALDGANIGRNELCPCGSGKKYKRCCGKD; this is translated from the coding sequence ATGGTGTACACTGAAGTCTTAAAAATCATGACCAGGAAGCCATTACGGAACATACTGGTAAAACCCGCAGGGCCGGACTGCAACATGGCCTGCAGCTACTGCTTCTATACATGCAAAAATGAGCTGTTCAAAAATGCTTCGATACATCGCATGAACGATGAGGTGCTGACAGAACTCATAAGACAGTTCATGGAACAGTCGCCGCCCGAGATTTCGATTACATGGCAGGGCGGCGAACCGACCCTCATGGGGCTGGCATTCTTCCAGAAGGCGGCCTCCCTAGAAGAACACTACGGAAAGTCAAAAACGATAGGCAACGGCATGCAGACGAACGGCCTCCTCATAGACAAGGACTGGGCCGATTTCTTCAGGCGCTACAGTTTCCTTGTCGGGCTATCCATTGACGGCCCGGAGCACATCCATGACCACTACCGGAAAAGGCAGGGCGGGCAGCCGACTTGGCGCAAGGTCTGCGACAGTGCAAAGCTCATGCTCGATTCGGATGTGTCCGTAAATGCGCTTACTGTCGTAAATGACTATTCAGCGCAGTTTCCGGATGACATATACAAATTTCACAAGGGGCTCGGACTTACATACATGCAGTTCATACCATGCCTCGAAGCCGATCTGCAGACAGGACGCCCTGAGCGGTATTCGGTAACACCCGAGGCATACGGCGATTTCCTCTGCCGCATATTCGACCTGTGGATGAACGATTTCATAGACGGCAGGCAGACCACATCAGTGCGTTTCTTCGAATCGCTTCTTTTCAGTTATGCCGGCTTCGCGCCCACTGAATGCACACTGAGCCAGGAATGCGGAAACTATGTCGTTGTCGAGCACAACGGCGATGTTTTCGCCTGCGACTTTTTTGTCGATGAGGATACGAGGCTCGGGAACATCATGCATGACAGGCTCGATAACATGCTCAATTCCGAAAGGCAGACGGCGTTCGGCCGGATTAAAGCTAACCTCCCTTCCACCTGCACCAGCTGCACATGGCTCGCCCTGTGCCGCGGCGGATGCCCGAGAGAGCGCAGAACGGGAACCGACGGCGGCAGGCTCAACTATTTCTGCCCGGCCTTCAAGCGCTTCTTCACCCATGCAGATGCAAGGCTAAAGCGTCTCGTTGCCGAATGGAAACGCAGACAGGTCCCGGAATATAATCCGGCCGCCCTTGATGGCGCAAACATCGGCCGCAACGAGTTGTGCCCATGCGGAAGCGGTAAGAAATACAAGCGCTGCTGCGGCAAAGATTAA